The following coding sequences lie in one Oncorhynchus gorbuscha isolate QuinsamMale2020 ecotype Even-year linkage group LG10, OgorEven_v1.0, whole genome shotgun sequence genomic window:
- the elk1 gene encoding ETS domain-containing protein Elk-3 isoform X2, translated as MESNPLISAMDPSITLWQFLLHLLEDDSHRHLISWTSGDGEFKLLDAEEVARLWGLRKNKTNMNYDKLSRALRYYYDKNIIKKVSGQKFVYKFVAHPDPSSVDCVRGGEDSQQQENLDAAGQTKSPGGGSSNCPSKNLQMQRSSPVSVQHSSRNDYMKSGLYSTFTIQSLQAPCRTSPQPIKTELLNQDSSPRPHSADRTLREVRAHDEDLSNLTMVCLDGQSSSMQGCGSVESSLQVTLTHPSPCVTPALSPQTLSVSTTGSSSQPQKTQNLCDPPQIYLTSVSDPGSLTPLTLTPVAAPGAPGECVVNQPQGHPVFVVIKPSHLVHSKEQNLTSEEELVKIMTLGEKHVVEVPESASGPREPETPLSIDVLPPCVEPVGQPVGEGEEQGKDEAHLPENSMTPAVALQAATHPAWSPQEVQPPKAKKPKVLELPSSSTLLPPGLSLDQVNAAVNSLLAPGSATNTLTPTVFTSHSLTPVLLTPSPLPSTIHFWSTLSPIAPRSPAKLSFQFPSNGSNHIHIPALSVDGLSTPVVLSPGPQKP; from the exons CCATGGACCCGTCCATCACGTTGTGGCAGTTCCTGCTGCATCTCCTTGAGGACGACAGCCATAGGCACCTCATCTCCTGGACCTCTGGGGACGGGGAGTTCAAGCTGCTGGACGCAGAGGAGGTGGCACGCCTCTGGGGTCTCCGCAAGAACAAGACCAACATGAACTACGATAAACTAAGCAGGGCGCTGCGATACTACTATGATAAG AATATCATCAAGAAGGTGAGTGGGCAGAAGTTTGTCTACAAGTTTGTAGCCCACCCTGACCCTTCGTCAGTGGACTGTGTCAGAGGCGGTGAAGATTCTCAGCAACAGGAGAATCTTGATGCAGCGGGCCAGACCAAGTCCCCAGGAGGGGGGTCTTCTAACTGCCCCTCCAAGAACCTGCAGATGCAGCGgtcctctccagtctctgtcCAGCACAGCTCTCGCAACGACTACATGAAGTCAGGGCTCTACTCCACCTTCACCATCCAGTCCCTCCAAGCCCCCTGCAGGACCTCTCCACAGCCTATAAAGACTGAGCTGCTGAATCAGGACTCTTCCCCCAGACCCCACAGCGCTGATCGGACACTGCGGGAGGTGAGGGCCCATGACGAGGACCTCTCCAATTTAACCATG GTGTGTCTGGATGGCCAGAGCTCCTCCATGCAGGGCTGTGGCAGCGTAGAGAGTAGCCTGCAGGTCACACTGACTCATCCCTCGCCCTGCGTCACACCTGCCCTCAGCCCCCAGACCTTGTCAGTGTCAACCACAGGCAGCTCG TCTCAGCCACAGAAGACCCAGAACCTATGTGACCCTCCTCAGATCTATCTGACCAGTGTGTCGGACCCTGGCTCCCTCACTcctctgaccctgacccctgTTGCTGCACCTGGGGCCCCGGGGGAGTGTGTGGTGAACCAGCCTCAGGGCCACCCTGTCTTTGTGGTCATCAAGCCCTCACATTTGGTGCATTCCAAAGAGCAAAACCTCACGTCTGAAGAGGAACTGGTGAAGATCATGACCTTGGGGGAGAAACATGTTGTAGAG GTTCCTGAATCTGCATCAGGACCAAGGGAACCTGAAACCCCCCTCTCCATTGATGTCCTCCCACCCTGCGTGGAACCAGTGGGCCAGCCTGTTggggaaggggaggaacaaggcaAAGATGAGGCCCATTTACCAG AAAATTCCATGACTCCAGCAGTTGCTCTTCAAGCGGCTACTCATCCAGCCTGGTCGCCCCAGGAAGTACAACCCCCGAAAGCCAAGAAGCCCAAAGTCCTAGAACTGCCCTCTTCCTCAACCCTCCTACCCCCTGGTCTGTCACTGGATCAGGTCAATGCTGCCGTCAACAGCCTTCTGGCCCCTGGAAGTGCCACCAACACTCTGACTCCTACAGTGTTCACCTCCCATTCTCTG ACTCCGGTATTACTGACACCaagtcctctcccctccaccatcCACTTCTGGAGCACACTCAGTCCCATTGCTCCCCGGAGCCCGGCCAAGCTCTCCTTTCAG TTCCCCTCCAATGGAAGCAATCATATCCATATCCCTGCCTTGAGTGTGGACGGCCTGTCTACTCCTGTAGTGCTGTCGCCAGGCCCACAGAAACCATGA
- the elk1 gene encoding ETS domain-containing protein Elk-3 isoform X1, whose product MESNPLISAMDPSITLWQFLLHLLEDDSHRHLISWTSGDGEFKLLDAEEVARLWGLRKNKTNMNYDKLSRALRYYYDKNIIKKVSGQKFVYKFVAHPDPSSVDCVRGGEDSQQQENLDAAGQTKSPGGGSSNCPSKNLQMQRSSPVSVQHSSRNDYMKSGLYSTFTIQSLQAPCRTSPQPIKTELLNQDSSPRPHSADRTLREVRAHDEDLSNLTMVCLDGQSSSMQGCGSVESSLQVTLTHPSPCVTPALSPQTLSVSTTGSSKSQPQKTQNLCDPPQIYLTSVSDPGSLTPLTLTPVAAPGAPGECVVNQPQGHPVFVVIKPSHLVHSKEQNLTSEEELVKIMTLGEKHVVEVPESASGPREPETPLSIDVLPPCVEPVGQPVGEGEEQGKDEAHLPENSMTPAVALQAATHPAWSPQEVQPPKAKKPKVLELPSSSTLLPPGLSLDQVNAAVNSLLAPGSATNTLTPTVFTSHSLTPVLLTPSPLPSTIHFWSTLSPIAPRSPAKLSFQFPSNGSNHIHIPALSVDGLSTPVVLSPGPQKP is encoded by the exons CCATGGACCCGTCCATCACGTTGTGGCAGTTCCTGCTGCATCTCCTTGAGGACGACAGCCATAGGCACCTCATCTCCTGGACCTCTGGGGACGGGGAGTTCAAGCTGCTGGACGCAGAGGAGGTGGCACGCCTCTGGGGTCTCCGCAAGAACAAGACCAACATGAACTACGATAAACTAAGCAGGGCGCTGCGATACTACTATGATAAG AATATCATCAAGAAGGTGAGTGGGCAGAAGTTTGTCTACAAGTTTGTAGCCCACCCTGACCCTTCGTCAGTGGACTGTGTCAGAGGCGGTGAAGATTCTCAGCAACAGGAGAATCTTGATGCAGCGGGCCAGACCAAGTCCCCAGGAGGGGGGTCTTCTAACTGCCCCTCCAAGAACCTGCAGATGCAGCGgtcctctccagtctctgtcCAGCACAGCTCTCGCAACGACTACATGAAGTCAGGGCTCTACTCCACCTTCACCATCCAGTCCCTCCAAGCCCCCTGCAGGACCTCTCCACAGCCTATAAAGACTGAGCTGCTGAATCAGGACTCTTCCCCCAGACCCCACAGCGCTGATCGGACACTGCGGGAGGTGAGGGCCCATGACGAGGACCTCTCCAATTTAACCATG GTGTGTCTGGATGGCCAGAGCTCCTCCATGCAGGGCTGTGGCAGCGTAGAGAGTAGCCTGCAGGTCACACTGACTCATCCCTCGCCCTGCGTCACACCTGCCCTCAGCCCCCAGACCTTGTCAGTGTCAACCACAGGCAGCTCG AAGTCTCAGCCACAGAAGACCCAGAACCTATGTGACCCTCCTCAGATCTATCTGACCAGTGTGTCGGACCCTGGCTCCCTCACTcctctgaccctgacccctgTTGCTGCACCTGGGGCCCCGGGGGAGTGTGTGGTGAACCAGCCTCAGGGCCACCCTGTCTTTGTGGTCATCAAGCCCTCACATTTGGTGCATTCCAAAGAGCAAAACCTCACGTCTGAAGAGGAACTGGTGAAGATCATGACCTTGGGGGAGAAACATGTTGTAGAG GTTCCTGAATCTGCATCAGGACCAAGGGAACCTGAAACCCCCCTCTCCATTGATGTCCTCCCACCCTGCGTGGAACCAGTGGGCCAGCCTGTTggggaaggggaggaacaaggcaAAGATGAGGCCCATTTACCAG AAAATTCCATGACTCCAGCAGTTGCTCTTCAAGCGGCTACTCATCCAGCCTGGTCGCCCCAGGAAGTACAACCCCCGAAAGCCAAGAAGCCCAAAGTCCTAGAACTGCCCTCTTCCTCAACCCTCCTACCCCCTGGTCTGTCACTGGATCAGGTCAATGCTGCCGTCAACAGCCTTCTGGCCCCTGGAAGTGCCACCAACACTCTGACTCCTACAGTGTTCACCTCCCATTCTCTG ACTCCGGTATTACTGACACCaagtcctctcccctccaccatcCACTTCTGGAGCACACTCAGTCCCATTGCTCCCCGGAGCCCGGCCAAGCTCTCCTTTCAG TTCCCCTCCAATGGAAGCAATCATATCCATATCCCTGCCTTGAGTGTGGACGGCCTGTCTACTCCTGTAGTGCTGTCGCCAGGCCCACAGAAACCATGA
- the elk1 gene encoding ETS domain-containing protein Elk-1 isoform X3 gives MESNPLISAMDPSITLWQFLLHLLEDDSHRHLISWTSGDGEFKLLDAEEVARLWGLRKNKTNMNYDKLSRALRYYYDKNIIKKVSGQKFVYKFVAHPDPSSVDCVRGGEDSQQQENLDAAGQTKSPGGGSSNCPSKNLQMQRSSPVSVQHSSRNDYMKSGLYSTFTIQSLQAPCRTSPQPIKTELLNQDSSPRPHSADRTLREVCLDGQSSSMQGCGSVESSLQVTLTHPSPCVTPALSPQTLSVSTTGSSKSQPQKTQNLCDPPQIYLTSVSDPGSLTPLTLTPVAAPGAPGECVVNQPQGHPVFVVIKPSHLVHSKEQNLTSEEELVKIMTLGEKHVVEVPESASGPREPETPLSIDVLPPCVEPVGQPVGEGEEQGKDEAHLPENSMTPAVALQAATHPAWSPQEVQPPKAKKPKVLELPSSSTLLPPGLSLDQVNAAVNSLLAPGSATNTLTPTVFTSHSLTPVLLTPSPLPSTIHFWSTLSPIAPRSPAKLSFQFPSNGSNHIHIPALSVDGLSTPVVLSPGPQKP, from the exons CCATGGACCCGTCCATCACGTTGTGGCAGTTCCTGCTGCATCTCCTTGAGGACGACAGCCATAGGCACCTCATCTCCTGGACCTCTGGGGACGGGGAGTTCAAGCTGCTGGACGCAGAGGAGGTGGCACGCCTCTGGGGTCTCCGCAAGAACAAGACCAACATGAACTACGATAAACTAAGCAGGGCGCTGCGATACTACTATGATAAG AATATCATCAAGAAGGTGAGTGGGCAGAAGTTTGTCTACAAGTTTGTAGCCCACCCTGACCCTTCGTCAGTGGACTGTGTCAGAGGCGGTGAAGATTCTCAGCAACAGGAGAATCTTGATGCAGCGGGCCAGACCAAGTCCCCAGGAGGGGGGTCTTCTAACTGCCCCTCCAAGAACCTGCAGATGCAGCGgtcctctccagtctctgtcCAGCACAGCTCTCGCAACGACTACATGAAGTCAGGGCTCTACTCCACCTTCACCATCCAGTCCCTCCAAGCCCCCTGCAGGACCTCTCCACAGCCTATAAAGACTGAGCTGCTGAATCAGGACTCTTCCCCCAGACCCCACAGCGCTGATCGGACACTGCGGGAG GTGTGTCTGGATGGCCAGAGCTCCTCCATGCAGGGCTGTGGCAGCGTAGAGAGTAGCCTGCAGGTCACACTGACTCATCCCTCGCCCTGCGTCACACCTGCCCTCAGCCCCCAGACCTTGTCAGTGTCAACCACAGGCAGCTCG AAGTCTCAGCCACAGAAGACCCAGAACCTATGTGACCCTCCTCAGATCTATCTGACCAGTGTGTCGGACCCTGGCTCCCTCACTcctctgaccctgacccctgTTGCTGCACCTGGGGCCCCGGGGGAGTGTGTGGTGAACCAGCCTCAGGGCCACCCTGTCTTTGTGGTCATCAAGCCCTCACATTTGGTGCATTCCAAAGAGCAAAACCTCACGTCTGAAGAGGAACTGGTGAAGATCATGACCTTGGGGGAGAAACATGTTGTAGAG GTTCCTGAATCTGCATCAGGACCAAGGGAACCTGAAACCCCCCTCTCCATTGATGTCCTCCCACCCTGCGTGGAACCAGTGGGCCAGCCTGTTggggaaggggaggaacaaggcaAAGATGAGGCCCATTTACCAG AAAATTCCATGACTCCAGCAGTTGCTCTTCAAGCGGCTACTCATCCAGCCTGGTCGCCCCAGGAAGTACAACCCCCGAAAGCCAAGAAGCCCAAAGTCCTAGAACTGCCCTCTTCCTCAACCCTCCTACCCCCTGGTCTGTCACTGGATCAGGTCAATGCTGCCGTCAACAGCCTTCTGGCCCCTGGAAGTGCCACCAACACTCTGACTCCTACAGTGTTCACCTCCCATTCTCTG ACTCCGGTATTACTGACACCaagtcctctcccctccaccatcCACTTCTGGAGCACACTCAGTCCCATTGCTCCCCGGAGCCCGGCCAAGCTCTCCTTTCAG TTCCCCTCCAATGGAAGCAATCATATCCATATCCCTGCCTTGAGTGTGGACGGCCTGTCTACTCCTGTAGTGCTGTCGCCAGGCCCACAGAAACCATGA